The following is a genomic window from Methanoplanus sp. FWC-SCC4.
CGGATCAGGTTCAGGAAGCGATGCATTCGACATCACTGTAACTGATGCAATTGAGACTGAGATCGACAGGAAAAAAGCACCTTCTGTTGAGGAACTCTTAGAAGACAAGCAGTACCTCGACTATGCACTGTATGCCAAACACAAGGGTAAAATCGTGATGCAATTATGAGAGACGTAGCAGTTATCGGAATAGGACTCACCAACTTTGGTGAAATGTGGGACACCTCATTCAGAGAGCTTTGTGTTGAAGCCGGTGTAAAGGCAATAGAAGATGCAGGGCTTGACGGTGAACAGATTGACGAGATGTTTGTCGGAAACATGAGCGGTGGTCGTTTTGTACTCCAGGAACATATTGGAGCACTCATTGCAGACTACGCCGGCCTTGCAACAAACCACATCCCTTCAACAAGAACAGAAGCAGCCTGTGCATCAGGAGGTCTGGCATTCAGACAGGCAGTTACCTGCGTCGCATCAGGGATGCAGGACGTAGTAATTGCAGCAGGTGTCGAGAAAATGACCGATGTCTCCGGCGGAGAGACAACCGATGCCCTTGCAGGCGCAGCTGACAGGGAATGGGAAGGAATCTACGGAGTCACATTCCCTTCACTTTACGCAATGATGGCAAGGGACTACATCCACAAGTACGGTCTTACAAGAGAACAGCTTGCACAGGTTGCAGTCAAAAATCACTTCAACGGCGCAAGAAACCCAATAGCACAGTTCAGAAAAGAAATTACACTGGACGTTGTCAAAAACTCAACCCTTGTTGCAGACCCTCTGCGCCTCATGGACTGCTCACCGGTTTCAGACGGAGCTTCAGCAGTTATCGTATGCCCGCTTGAACGTGCACATGAATTCACAGACACACCTGTCAAAGTTCTGGCATCAACACAGGCAACAGATACAATTTCACTTCACGACCGCCGTGACATCAGCACAATTGATGCAACAATCGCGGCAGGAAACCGTGCATTTAAGATGGCAGGGCTTGAGAGAAAGGATATCGACCTTGTTGAAGTCCACGACTGTTTCACAATTGCAGAAATCTGTGCAATAGAAGATCTCGGATTCTGTAAAAAAGGAGAAGCCGGAAAACTTACAGAGGAAGGATACACTGCTCTTGACGGAAAGCTTCCTGTCAACACAAGCGGCGGACTTAAGGCATGCGGACACCCTGTCGGTGCAACAGGCATAAAGCAGGTCTGTGAAATTGTCCAGCAGCTCAGGGGAGATGCAGGAAAGAGACAGGTTAACGGTGCCGAAATCGGAATGACACAAAATGTCGGCGGAACCGGTGCAACTGTTGTAACACACATATTTGGGAGGACCTAATAAATGTCAGTTCCACGTTTCTGGAGAAAACAGCCCCAGCGCTATAATCTGATTGGTACAAAGTGCGAGACATGCGGTACACACTATTTCCCGCCACGTACACTTTGTCCAAAATGCAGAAGAGAAGGAAAAATTGTCGAACATAAATTTAAAGGAACAGGTAAAGTTGTCACCTTCTCCATAATCCGAACGACAAGTGAAGAGTACGATATTCAGACACCTTTCCCGGTTGCAATTATCGAACTCGATGAGGGAACCAGAATGACTGCACCTGTGGTCTGCGATATTAATGAAATACACATAGGAATGCCGGTAAAATCCACATTCAGAAAGATTGTTTCTGACGGCCCGAGCGGAACTATAGTATACGGTACAAAATTTGTACCTGCTTAAACAAAAAATCCAATTTCCAATAACCTAATTTTTATACACAAAAGTCTATTTTATGGGGGGGCTTTGATGAAATTAAAAAATTATATAAAAGAACCACTGACTCTTATAGCCTCGGTCATAATCTGCAACCTTGCAGGAATAATAGGAGGATTTTTTACTGAAACCGGCCCTGGTTCATGGTACGCAGAAGAGCTTGTAAAGCCATGGTTTATTCCGCCTTCAATTGCATTTCCAATTGTCTGGATTACACTTTACACACTGATGGGGATATCCCTGTATCTTCTGCTTGCTGAAGGGTTTAACCGGCAGAAAGTACGGGCGGCGGTTTCAGTGTTTGCAATTCAGCTGATTTTAAATGTGCTCTGGTCGGTTTTGTTCTTTGGTATGAAAAGTCCGCTATTCGGGATGATTGGGATTATATTTCTCTGGATATTCATATTGCAGACAATCATTGTTTCATATGATATCAACAAAAAGGCGGCATACCTGCTTATGCCATACATTGCATGGGTTTCTTTTGCAGCATATATCAATGCGGCAATACTGATGATAAACCCGGTTATTGTCTGAAAAAGAGAGCGGGAAACAGATTAATCTTTTTTTCTAACCCCGCCCCCCCATAAAAAATTGATTTATTTCCTTATTTTGAATTATTATTCTTTTACAAGTTCAACATGTGGATAAGGAATTTTGACACCTGCCGTGTTGAGACCATCATATAACATGTTCATAAGCTCCGATTTTACCTGATAGTAATCAGGTGTATTAACCCAGACCCTAAGCTGAAGATTAACTGATGATTCAGCCATCTCGAGAAATTTAACGGCTGGCTCAGGATCGCCATGAACCAGTGAATGTTTTTTGGCAGCTGAAACGGCTGCGTTTACCGCATCAGGCACACTGCTGTCATACGATATTCCGAAATTTAATATGAGCATCCTGATTGGCATTTTGGTATAATTGATAATTGGACTGTTCCAGATATTTCCGTTTGGAATTATTGCCCTTGCATTGTCAATCTGCTTCAGCTCTGTTGCAAGCAGGTTCATGTCAACAATCAGGCCGGTCAGACCGGAAACTGTCACCTCATCATCAATATCATATGCTTTTGTTGCCGAAATCCAAAGTCCTGATGCAATGTTGTTTACAGTGTCCTTCATGCCAAATCCCAAAATCAGACCTAAGAACGCACCGATTGCAATGATTATTCCGGCAACATCGAAATTCAGGAAAGCGAGAGCCAGGAGTATCACAAGTACATATAGTACAAATTTTATCGCCCTTGCAATCTGGATCATCATAAGAGCAGGTATATTCAGATTTTTCTCACCGCTTTTTCTGATGGCCTCTCCTATGAACCTGACAATTATGTAACCTAAAATAAGAGTTGCCAAAGCCAGAATCAGATTTCCCAACGACAGCGAAAAAAGTGCGCCAAAATTTATTGCATTTAAATTTAATGAAAATTCTTCAGCCATTAAATAGCCCCCCTTTTTTCTAAATAATCTGCAAGGTATATAATACCAGCCTCTGCACACGATCGGTTTAAAGGCAGAAAAAACTCTAAAAAATATTGTAAAAATAAGTCAGTAGAACCGGGTTGTTAAAAAACTCCGGGTCTACTTCCCTGATCTTTTATTCAGGGATATTGCAATTATCCCGGAGATTATGCAGACAAAAAGCCATACAGGACCGGTTCCTGCTTTTTTCGTGCCGGCAGAGTCAGTGTTTGTGCCGTTTTCAGTCTGGATATTATTTATGCCTGATATCAGGTCTGTTTCAGGAAGACCTGATATTTTGCCGTCATCTTCAAATATGGTTGCATTCTTCTCAACCGTTATTGCAAAGTATGAAAATGAGGGGGTTATTGCTTTGTAGTAGTAAAAGCCTGCATCCTCACGGACGAAATATGTAGGAAGGGACTCCCATCCGCCGTTTACATAGTGCTTCATTACAACATCGCCCTGTTTATATCCTTTCCCGGACAGCCATTTTTTCTCAACCTTGAAGAAAAGGTCGGCATCCTTCATTGAATCGGAAGATGTTTTGTAAAGCGTTGCCTTCTCATATTCATACACCGGCGTGTCCTCTATCGCCATATTACTGTTTATACCCGAGACTTCCTCAACTGTGACCATCAGTTTTGGTACATCCCTGGCGGCTGTGACCTCAACATCGTAGACTGCACCTTTGCTCATCTTAAATGAAGCAGTACTGCCTGAACTGATCTGTGTCGCATAGCCGGAACCTACATTTGAATTGCCTCCCGAACCCTGACCTGAACGGGGAGTCTCTGTAGGAGTTACGGGCTTTTTGGTAACTGTGACGTTGTGTGAAACCTCCCCGGATAATCCGCCGGCACTTACATTAAGGACAACAGGATATACCCCCGGCTTTTCAAAAGTCCGGCTGAAGGAAACTGCATTTGATTCCGGCGTGCCGTTTACCGTCCAGTTGAATAAAACCGGATTTCCGGTTGATGTGCTGGCAAATGCAACTGTAAGAGGAGCACATCCTTCTGATTTATCCATTGAAAATTCCGCAACGGGAAAGACTGACACAGTCTTTGTAATGTTGTCGGTATTACCCCATTTGTCAGTTACATTTATCCCGACAGTGTGATTTCCGGCAGTGTCAAAGTTGTGTACCAGCACCGGTGAAGACGAGATATTCAAAAATTCATCAACAGTCCAGTTGCGTGATGTAATGTAGCCGGAGGAAGTGTCAACGGCCGTGAACCTGAAAGGTGCACCCCCTGTCAGGGAATTTTCAGTAAAAGATGCGTTTGCACGCAGAAATATTTTTACAACGGTTGAAGTCTCGTTGTTAATGCCATCAGAAGACTGCCTTAGAGTAACTGTATAGTTTCCGGCAGTTTCAAAGTCCCTTATGAAATCCAGCTCGGATGAGACCATAACTCCGTTTATGAACCACTCCCGCTTATCAAATGCCTGAATGGAAGTGTCAGTGAATCTGATGCTGCACGGGGCATGGAATTCTGTTATATTTGCAGTGAATTTCGGCAGCGGATAAATCTTTACACTGGCCGAGGTATTGTCTGAAAAGCCCCATCTGTCGGTCACATTCAGGCGGATATCAAATACTCCGGAATCAGCAAAGGTAT
Proteins encoded in this region:
- a CDS encoding thiolase domain-containing protein encodes the protein MRDVAVIGIGLTNFGEMWDTSFRELCVEAGVKAIEDAGLDGEQIDEMFVGNMSGGRFVLQEHIGALIADYAGLATNHIPSTRTEAACASGGLAFRQAVTCVASGMQDVVIAAGVEKMTDVSGGETTDALAGAADREWEGIYGVTFPSLYAMMARDYIHKYGLTREQLAQVAVKNHFNGARNPIAQFRKEITLDVVKNSTLVADPLRLMDCSPVSDGASAVIVCPLERAHEFTDTPVKVLASTQATDTISLHDRRDISTIDATIAAGNRAFKMAGLERKDIDLVEVHDCFTIAEICAIEDLGFCKKGEAGKLTEEGYTALDGKLPVNTSGGLKACGHPVGATGIKQVCEIVQQLRGDAGKRQVNGAEIGMTQNVGGTGATVVTHIFGRT
- a CDS encoding Zn-ribbon domain-containing OB-fold protein, which encodes MSVPRFWRKQPQRYNLIGTKCETCGTHYFPPRTLCPKCRREGKIVEHKFKGTGKVVTFSIIRTTSEEYDIQTPFPVAIIELDEGTRMTAPVVCDINEIHIGMPVKSTFRKIVSDGPSGTIVYGTKFVPA
- a CDS encoding TspO/MBR family protein, translated to MKLKNYIKEPLTLIASVIICNLAGIIGGFFTETGPGSWYAEELVKPWFIPPSIAFPIVWITLYTLMGISLYLLLAEGFNRQKVRAAVSVFAIQLILNVLWSVLFFGMKSPLFGMIGIIFLWIFILQTIIVSYDINKKAAYLLMPYIAWVSFAAYINAAILMINPVIV
- a CDS encoding mechanosensitive ion channel family protein, yielding MAEEFSLNLNAINFGALFSLSLGNLILALATLILGYIIVRFIGEAIRKSGEKNLNIPALMMIQIARAIKFVLYVLVILLALAFLNFDVAGIIIAIGAFLGLILGFGMKDTVNNIASGLWISATKAYDIDDEVTVSGLTGLIVDMNLLATELKQIDNARAIIPNGNIWNSPIINYTKMPIRMLILNFGISYDSSVPDAVNAAVSAAKKHSLVHGDPEPAVKFLEMAESSVNLQLRVWVNTPDYYQVKSELMNMLYDGLNTAGVKIPYPHVELVKE